The Primulina tabacum isolate GXHZ01 chromosome 16, ASM2559414v2, whole genome shotgun sequence genome window below encodes:
- the LOC142529663 gene encoding LOW QUALITY PROTEIN: UDP-glycosyltransferase 73C4-like (The sequence of the model RefSeq protein was modified relative to this genomic sequence to represent the inferred CDS: deleted 1 base in 1 codon) has protein sequence MAVDECQKPHFALLPFMAQGHTIPMVDIARLLAKRGAIITILTSPHNGKRFENVINRAIDCQLNIRVVHLKLPCVEAGLPEGCENFDMLASMEDAAKFFVAVGMLKDQVREIIEELEPRVNCLIADMCFTWASNLGKVLHIPRLMFHGTSCFSLLCMYMLKISKDFEAIASDFEYFVVPGLPDRIEITKAQIRGTVNQLDSNWNEIKDQMRRAEDEAFGAVINTFHDLEPEYLKEYMKVRDGKKLWSVGPVSLCNIDGLDIAERGNKASIDEDKCLKWLDLQEKASVIYVCIGSLSRVSTSQLMELGLALQASNRPFIWVIRNASDELKERLFEEKLDTDGRGFLIHGWAPQVMILSHPSVGGFLTHCGWNSTLEGITAGLPMITWPVFAEQFCNEKFIVHVIKTGVRVGVELPVLLGEEEKVGVLVKHDEIKTIIGELMDGGEEGEDRRKRARKLGEMAKRATEEGGSSFKNIELLIQDVIMYQENEAILSENGAFY, from the exons ATGGCCGTAGATGAATGCCAAAAACCTCACTTTGCGTTGCTTCCTTTCATGGCTCAGGGCCATACGATCCCCATGGTTGACATAGCAAGGTTGCTGGCGAAGAGAGGAGCCATTATCACCATTTTAACCAGTCCTCACAATGGAAAAAGATTCGAAAACGTGATCAATCGAGCAATAGATTGTCAACTCAATATCAGAGTCGTGCATCTAAAGTTGCCGTGTGTCGAAGCCGGGCTGCCCGAAGGGTGCGAGAATTTCGACATGCTGGCATCGATGGAGGATGCTGCGAAGTTTTTCGTCGCTGTCGGCATGTTGAAAGACCAGGTTCGAGAAATCATTGAAGAACTCGAACCGCGGGTCAACTGTTTGATTGCTGATATGTGTTTTACGTGGGCTTCAAATCTTGGTAAAGTCTTGCATATTCCTAGACTTATGTTTCATGGGACCAGTTGCTTTTCTCTTTTATGCATGTACATGTTGAAAATTTCCAAGGATTTTGAAGCCATAGCTTCTGATTTCGAGTATTTTGTGGTGCCGGGATTGCCCGATAGAATTGAAATCACCAAAGCTCAGATTCGGGGAACCGTTAATCAGTTGGATTCGAACTGGaatgaaattaaggaccaaatGAGACGAGCCGAGGATGAAGCATTTGGAGCAGTGATAAATACTTTTCATGATTTGGAGCCTGAATACTTGAAAGAGTACATGAAAGTAAGAGATGGTAAAAAGCTCTGGTCCGTCGGTCCCGTTTCGTTATGCAACATAGATGGGCTAGATATCGCTGAGAGGGGGAATAAAGCATCCATTGATGAagataaatgtttaaaatggcTAGATTTACAAGAAAAAGCCTCCGTTATATACGTCTGT ATTGGAAGCCTGTCCCGTGTTTCCACTTCGCAATTGATGGAGCTCGGTTTAGCCTTACAAGCTTCGAATCGACCCTTCATATGGGTTATCAGAAATGCATCAGATGAATTAAAAGAAAGGCTATTCGAAGAGAAACTCGACACCGACGGGAGAGGGTTTTTGATCCATGGGTGGGCACCGCAAGTGATGATACTTTCTCATCCATCAGTCGGAGGGTTTTTGACGCATTGCGGATGGAACTCGACGCTTGAAGGAATAACTGCAGGCTTGCCAATGATAACATGGCCGGTGTTTGCGGAACAGTTTTGCAACGAAAAGTTTATCGTCCATGTGATCAAGACCGGTGTAAGAGTAGGTGTTGAATTGCCTGTCCTCCTTGGAGAGGAGGAAAAGGTGGGAGTGTTGGTTAAACATGATGAGATCAAAACGATCATTGGTGAGCTAATGGATGGAGGAGAGGAAGGGGAAGACAGACGAAAACGAGCTCGAAAACTGGGTGAAATGGCCAAAAGAGCAACAGAGGAAGGAGgttcttcattcaaaaacattGAGTTGCTTATACAAGATGTCATCATGTATCAAGAAAATGAAGCAATCCTGTCTGAAAATGGTGCATTTTATTAG
- the LOC142529670 gene encoding UDP-glycosyltransferase 73C5-like, which translates to MATQSHKLHFILFPLMAPGHMIPMIDIAKLLAQRGVVVTIITTPVNANRFSTTIDRATESGLEIHLLKIRFPSSEAGLPEGCENLDSLPSLDLASNFFVALSLLQKEVGELFEELKPRPNCLISDMGLPWTTRLAEKFQIPRIVFHGTCCFSLLCSHNIVSSKILDTLSSDSEQFEVPNLPDSIRLRKFQVTGSTNRNSSAIKDVADQIRAAEKTSFGVVVNSFQELEAEYVKEYTKAKGEKVWCIGPVSLCNKNSLDLVDRGNKASINEKDCLKWLDSHEPGSAIYASLGSLSRLITPQMIELALGLEESNRPFIWSLGGGDKSGELERWILENGFEERVSGRGLIIRGWAPQVLILSHKAIGGFLTHAGWNSTLEGISAGVPMVTWPLFAEQFCNEKLVVEVLKIGVNIGVETPVKWGDEEKVGVLVKSDDVKKALDMVMDGGENGEERRRKARELGEMAKKAIDGGSSYGNMTSLIKEIITKSNLDGPEIILV; encoded by the coding sequence ATGGCCACTCAATCCCACAAGCTCCACTTCATCCTGTTCCCTCTCATGGCTCCGGGGCACATGATTCCCATGATAGACATTGCGAAATTACTCGCACAGCGAGGTGTGGTAGTCACGATAATCACCACCCCCGTCAATGCCAACAGATTCAGCACAACGATTGATCGTGCGACAGAATCAGGCCTGGAAATTCATCTCCTCAAAATCCGGTTTCCATCCTCGGAAGCAGGGTTACCCGAAGGGTGCGAGAATCTTGATTCGCTCCCCTCCCTGGATTTGGCTTCGAATTTCTTCGTAGCCCTTAGTTTATTGCAGAAAGAAGTGGGAGAATTGTTTGAGGAGCTAAAACCTCGGCCGAACTGCCTGATTTCAGACATGGGTTTGCCCTGGACTACACGACTTGCTGAAAAGTTTCAGATCCCTAGAATAGTTTTCCATGGAACTTGCTGTTTCTCCCTCTTGTGCTCCCATAATATTGTATCCTCCAAGATTCTTGATACATTGAGTTCAGATTCGGAGCAATTCGAGGTTCCGAATTTGCCTGATTCTATCAGATTAAGAAAATTCCAGGTTACTGGTTCCACGAATAGGAACTCGTCTGCTATAAAAGATGTTGCAGATCAAATCAGAGCTGCAGAAAAGACATCATTCGGGGTAGTGGTGAATAGTTTTCAAGAATTGGAGGCTGAGTATGTGAAGGAGTATACCAAAGCCAAAGGTGAAAAGGTGTGGTGCATTGGCCCAGTTTCGTTGTGCAACAAAAATAGCCTGGATTTGGTCGACAGAGGAAACAAAGCTTCCATCAATGAGAAAGACTGTCTAAAATGGCTCGATTCACACGAGCCCGGATCAGCGATTTACGCCAGTCTTGGGAGCTTATCGCGCCTAATAACACCACAAATGATTGAACTTGCACTTGGTCTGGAGGAATCGAACAGGCCTTTTATTTGGTCGTTGGGAGGAGGCGACAAATCAGGTGAACTGGAGAGATGGATCCTGGAAAACGGATTTGAAGAAAGGGTTAGTGGAAGAGGACTCATAATCAGGGGATGGGCTCCCCAAGTTCTGATTCTGTCACATAAAGCCATCGGAGGATTCTTGACGCATGCCGGATGGAACTCGACGCTCGAAGGGATTTCGGCAGGGGTGCCAATGGTGACATGGCCACTTTTTGCAGAGCAATTTTGCAACGAGAAACTGGTCGTGGAAGTGCTGAAGATTGGGGTGAATATTGGTGTGGAAACGCCTGTCAAGTGGGGAGATGAAGAAAAAGTTGGAGTTCTGGTTAAAAGTGATGATGTCAAGAAAGCTTTGGATATGGTGATGGATGGAGGGGAAAATGGAGAAGAAAGGAGGAGAAAAGCTAGGGAGCTTGGAGAAATGGCGAAGAAGGCTATCGACGGAGGCTCTTCTTATGGGAATATGACAAGTTTGATCAAAGAGATTATCACAAAATCAAATCTTGATGGCCCAGAGATCATTCTTGTATAG